In one Lolium rigidum isolate FL_2022 chromosome 3, APGP_CSIRO_Lrig_0.1, whole genome shotgun sequence genomic region, the following are encoded:
- the LOC124701347 gene encoding uncharacterized protein LOC124701347 yields MAKVARCLALFFLLLGVAAPAVLAVADGLLPNGNFAQAPAKSQMSGAVVTGRYAIPCWEISGFVEYIQPGHKEGDMILAVPDGASAVRLGNDATIRQTINVVRQMHYSVSFVAARSCAQAEKLNISVGDEFGVLPIQTVYTSTGWDTYSWAFKSRHATVSLGIHNTGVEEDPACGPLIIAVAITTLSPPHRTKGNMLRNGDFELGPYIFPGTPWGVLVPPILEDINSPLSGWMVMSDTKVVKYVDAPHHRVPQGARAVELVAGREAALLQEVPTVPGWSYRLSFSVGDAANGCSGSLAVEAYAARGTLKVPYESHGTGGSRSAVLEFTAIANATRVVFQSSNHLMKSDATLCGPVLDDVFLVRVRKPAARRLRRL; encoded by the exons cttcttgctcCTTGGCGTGGCTGCTCCGGCGGTTTTGGCCGTCGCCGATG GGCTATTACCCAACGGAAACTTCGCGCAGGCGCCGGCCAAGTCCCAGATGAGCGGCGCGGTGGTGACGGGACGCTACGCGATCCCGTGCTGGGAGATCTCCGGGTTCGTCGAGTACATCCAGCCCGGGCACAAGGAGGGAGACATGATCCTGGCGGTGCCGGACGGCGCCTCCGCCGTGCGGCTGGGCAACGACGCCACCATCCGGCAGACGATAAACGTCGTTCGTCAGATGCACTACTCTGTCTCCTTCGTAGCCGCGCGGTCATGCGCCCAGGCCGAGAAGCTCAACATTTCCGTCGGCGACGAGTTCGGCGTGCTCCCCATTCAGACCGTCTACACCAGCACAGGTTGGGACACCTACTCATGGGCCTTCAAGTCCAGGCACGCAACCGTGTCCTTGGGCATCCACAACACCGGCGTCGAGGAGGATCCCGCGTGCGGccccctcatcatcgccgtcgccatTACGACCCTCAGTCCTCCCCATCGCACCAAGG GAAACATGCTGAGGAATGGGGACTTCGAGCTGGGCCCGTACATCTTCCCCGGCACGCCGTGGGGCGTGCTGGTGCCGCCCATCCTCGAAGACATCAACTCGCCGCTGTCGGGGTGGATGGTCATGTCCGACACCAAGGTGGTCAAGTACGTGGACGCGCCGCACCACAGGGTGCCGCAGGGCGCGCGCGCCGTGGAGCTGGTGGCCGGCAGGGAGGCCGCGCTGCTGCAGGAGGTGCCCACCGTGCCCGGCTGGTCCTACAGGCTCTCCTTCTCCGTCGGCGACGCCGCCAACGGCTGCAGCGGCTCCCTGGCGGTGGAGGCGTACGCGGCGCGGGGGACGCTCAAGGTGCCGTACGAGTCCCACGGCACCGGCGGGTCCAGGTCCGCCGTGCTCGAGTTCACCGCCATCGCCAACGCCACGCGCGTCGTGTTCCAGAGCTCCAACCATCTCATGAAATCCGACGCCACGCTGTGTGGGCCCGTCCTCGATGACGTCTTCCTCGTCCGGGTGCGGAAGCCCGCTGCCCGCCGCCTGCGTCGTTTGTAG
- the LOC124701346 gene encoding uncharacterized protein LOC124701346 isoform X1, with protein MDVELASLDAQPPPEGTLPDVQKEIKSDELMLDLSKYILLLATLVATMTYAAGFSPPGGVWQETDVAAGHLAGDSIIQATSYHRYLAFYYCNATAFALSLVVIVIILFVTLLHEQSGSQTVGIHQLQTVMVVDLLSVMGAYAAGTCRDRTTTIYSLVLVGAAVAWLVIQMVWSSVWSGKQFYSTNGAANDKRLRKVLMLLATFAISVTYMAGMSTPGGFWDAGSGHRPGDAILKEDHGKRLTVFLCFNAAAFIASLLIIVVLLDRKPRLNKAYGLITVAIISLAVAYIAGSCREIDTTVYVSSLVGAILIFMIFLQVAVAQGWIEGVKKICFWNRIEKFYDSVSRRLRKAQTGTQLPGSNNGRNTAEKASSLVLLLATLAATITYQAGLNPPGGVWPDNEDGHVAGDPILLTTNARRFKAFFYCNSIAFVASLVAIILVQNKLLLETHVLEAAMILDLFGLIGAYAAGSCRDVSTSIYAMALAGAVLVYVVIHVVFFTLHHTDTITDREIELVEKRRKRLLLFAVLAATITYQARLTPPGGFRLQDDVSSGHYAGDPVLLYNFPHRYTAFFYCNSVSFMLSIALIILLVNPHLYRPAIRSYALAVCTAAGMFSLMGAYAAGSTQHLRTSIYIFVLVAVVLFVIAVLLYTGNRIGNTDSQPKPYNDNRVGKQRHAKRKYLMLLGILVASATYQAGLSPPGGAWQSDSDWYSAGNPIMHDNRRPRYLALFYSNSTSFVASIVVIVLLLPQWRNNKDWSLKVMNTTIFLDLFALLGAYAAGSSRGWKTSMYVVALIGAVLAFVAIHIALALSCQHQHESQGSPGDTPQSHEPANGGN; from the exons ATGGACGTCGAGCTCGCGTCGTTGGACGCTCAGCCGCCACCTGAAGGTACCCTCCCAGATGTGCAGAAGGAGATCAAAAGCGACGAGCTGATGCTGGACCTGAGCAAGTACATCCTACTGCTGGCAACGCTGGTGGCGACGATGACATACGCCGCGGGGTTCAGCCCCCCGGGCGGCGTGTGGCAGGAAACGGACGTTGCAGCAGGCCACCTCGCCGGTGACTCCATCATCCAGGCAACCAGCTACCACCGGTACCTGGCGTTCTACTACTGCAACGCGACTGCCTTCGCGTTGTCTCTGGTGGTCATCGTCATCATCTTGTTCGTTACCCTCCTGCACGAGCAGAGTGGGAGCCAGACTGTCGGCATCCACCAGCTGCAGACAGTCATGGTGGTGGACTTGCTGAGCGTCATGGGGGCCTACGCCGCCGGGACCTGCCGGGACAGGACCACCACCATCTACTCCTTGGTGCTGGTAGGCGCTGCCGTCGCTTGGCTCGTCATACAGATGGTGTGGTCCTCCGTTTGGTCAGGTAAGCAATTCTACTCCACGAACGGTGCTGCCAATGATAAACGGCTCCGAAAGGTCCTGATGCTGCTCGCGACGTTCGCGATCAGCGTCACGTACATGGCTGGGATGAGCACCCCGGGTGGCTTCTGGGATGCCGGGAGCGGCCACCGCCCTGGCGACGCGATCCTCAAGGAAGACCATGGCAAGCGGCTGACGGTGTTCCTGTGCTTCAACGCAGCGGCGTTCATCGCGTCGCTGCTCATCATCGTTGTGCTTCTGGATAGGAAGCCTCGTCTGAACAAGGCCTATGGGCTCATCACCGTCGCCATTATTAGCCTTGCCGTCGCCTACATCGCTGGCAGCTGCAGGGAGATCGACACCACCGTCTACGTCTCCAGCCTGGTTGGCGCCATCCTGATATTCATGATATTCCTCCAAGTAGCAGTTGCTCAAGGTTGGATCGAAGGGGTAAAGAAAATTTGCTTCTGGAACAGAATCGAAAAATTCTATGATTCCGTGTCACGAAGGTTGCGGAAAGCACAAACAGGAACTCAACTCCCGGGGAGTAACAATGGAAG GAACACAGCGGAGAAGGCTAGCTCCCTTGTTCTATTGCTCGCCACTCTTGCAGCAACCATCACATATCAGGCGGGGCTGAACCCGCCAGGTGGAGTTTGGCCAGACAATGAGGACGGTCACGTGGCTGGCGACCCGATCCTGCTAACGACGAACGCTAGGCGGTTCAAGGCCTTCTTCTACTGCAACTCCATCGCCTTCGTGGCGTCCTTGGTCGCCATCATCTTGGTCCAGAACAAGCTTCTGCTCGAGACCCACGTGCTGGAGGCAGCCATGATATTGGACTTGTTTGGCCTTATCGGTGCTTATGCTGCCGGGAGCTGCCGGGACGTAAGCACCTCCATTTATGCAATGGCCTTGGCGGGTGCCGTCCTGGTCTATGTGGTGATCCATGTCGTCTTCTTCACGTTGCACCACACGGATACCATAACCGACCGGGAAATCGAGTTGGTGGAGAAGAGGCGCAAGCGGCTGCTCCTTTTTGCCGTCTTGGCCGCGACCATCACTTACCAAGCCAGGTTGACCCCTCCGGGCGGCTTCCGGCTCCAGGATGATGTGTCCAGCGGCCACTATGCAGGTGACCCAGTCCTCTTATACAACTTCCCCCACCGCTACACGGCCTTCTTTTACTGCAACTCGGTGAGCTTCATGCTGTCCATCGCCCTCATCATACTGCTCGTGAACCCGCATCTGTACAGGCCAGCCATAAGGAGCTATGCGCTCGCTGTTTGCACGGCAGCGGGCATGTTTAGTCTGATGGGGGCCTATGCTGCCGGAAGCACACAACACCTGAGAACATCCATCTACATCTTCGTGTTGGTGGCCGTGGTCCTCTTTGTCATAGCTGTACTCCTGTATACTGGTAACAGAATTGGTAATACAGACAGTCAACCAAAGCCATATAATGACAACAGAGTAGGGAAACAAAGGCATGCCAAGCGAAAATACCTGATGCTTCTAGGAATCCTTGTGGCGAGCGCCACCTACCAGGCTGGTCTGAGTCCACCTGGGGGAGCTTGGCAGAGCGACAGTGACTGGTACAGCGCAGGCAACCCTATCATGCATGACAACAGGAGACCCCGGTACCTTGCTCTCTTCTACAGTAACTCCACCTCCTTCGTGGCATCCATTGTTGTCATAGTGCTGCTCCTGCCGCAGTGGAGGAACAATAAGGACTGGTCGCTCAAGGTGATGAACACCACAATTTTCCTGGATTTGTTTGCCCTCCTAGGGGCATATGCAGCCGGCTCCAGCAGGGGGTGGAAGACGTCAATGTATGTTGTCGCGCTGATCGGTGCCGTGCTGGCCTTCGTTGCAATCCATATAGCGCTGGCATTGTCATGCCAACATCAGCATGAGAGTCAGGGCAGTCCAGGAGATACTCCTCAGTCACATGAGCCGGCGAACGGAGGGAATTAG